In one window of Paenibacillus thermoaerophilus DNA:
- a CDS encoding CtsR family transcriptional regulator: MRNISDLIEQHLKYILQNSPNGTIEIQRNELADQFQCVPSQINYVIGTRFTVEKGYIVESKRGGGGYVRIQKVELPPTDGLKGHLFSLIQDSVDQPTAEGLISRLAEQKFLSEREAQMMKAALSRDTLQLKLPLRDQVRARLFRAMLTALLSK, from the coding sequence GTGCGCAATATTTCGGATTTGATCGAGCAGCATTTGAAGTACATTTTGCAGAACAGTCCGAACGGCACAATCGAAATCCAACGCAATGAATTGGCCGATCAATTCCAGTGCGTTCCGTCGCAGATCAATTATGTCATCGGCACCCGATTCACCGTCGAGAAGGGGTACATCGTCGAGAGCAAGCGCGGCGGCGGCGGCTATGTCCGCATCCAGAAAGTCGAACTTCCTCCGACGGACGGGCTCAAGGGTCATTTGTTCAGTCTTATTCAAGATTCAGTCGATCAGCCGACAGCCGAAGGCTTGATCAGCCGATTGGCCGAGCAGAAGTTCCTCAGCGAACGCGAAGCCCAGATGATGAAGGCGGCGTTGTCAAGAGATACGCTGCAGCTCAAGCTCCCCTTGCGGGATCAGGTCAGGGCCCGGCTGTTCCG